One stretch of Brevibacillus laterosporus DNA includes these proteins:
- a CDS encoding helicase yields MTDQNWKNEQIRVNQVIQEIDRRMNQYEADVSVLKADVIDIRKTFWDDVTVNLDDPHEAAETYASVKQQAEILSERERTHMHTENQLRTLKRLRDSPYFGRIDFTDHALHKEDTEPERIYIGLASLLNQTEDGLLIYDWRAPIASLYYDYPPGEAQYDTPDGIVTGTLELKRQYIIRNGTIEGLFDTGVTIGDELLQEVLGKQGTNQMKTIVSTIQREQNRIIRNEKSQLLIVQGAAGSGKTSAALQRIAYLLYRYRDRLSAEQIVLFSPNAMFNSYISTVLPELGEENMQQTTFQDYLRKRLGKTFKLEDPFSQLEYVQTAYDEADYETRLEGIRYKATSDFMELIEHYVHQLSKQGLIFRDITFQGDVLFSREQLADKFYSFDPSISIPVRIKQLASWLLTQLKLIARKERTKSWVEDELELLDKDDFQQAYETLLKQNRLKGNSFDDHEQEKKLLTSMIVNKHLKPLRTRIKRLGFLDLSTIYQTLFTATLNTEGSSITLPKHWDDICSLTLEKLTYRDLFYEDATPYLYLQGLIKGFETNTQVLHVFLDEAQDYSPFQLAFLKKMFPFSKMTLLGDYNQMILAHTNSTHDWTTFASTFAHEKSEIIQLTRSYRSTRPIVLFTRELVEGGLDIIPFNRDGRRPTLTVVGSTQLTCLLTKRLQSLQQTGHRTIAVICKTMQESKEAYELLRTELPIRLVEQDTASFDPGLLVVPASLSKGVEFDAVIIYNASTKQYGKESDRKLLYTACTRAMHELHIYSLQDISPFITAVSPDTYELHQE; encoded by the coding sequence ATGACAGATCAAAATTGGAAAAATGAGCAAATACGGGTAAATCAAGTTATTCAAGAAATTGATCGTCGCATGAATCAATACGAGGCTGACGTAAGTGTTCTTAAGGCTGATGTAATTGATATTCGTAAAACTTTTTGGGATGATGTGACCGTAAATTTAGACGATCCCCATGAGGCAGCTGAAACCTATGCTAGTGTCAAGCAGCAAGCAGAAATATTGTCAGAGCGGGAACGCACACATATGCATACCGAAAATCAATTACGTACGTTAAAACGTTTACGGGACTCCCCTTACTTCGGTCGAATTGACTTTACTGATCATGCTTTGCATAAAGAAGATACAGAGCCAGAGCGCATCTATATTGGCCTCGCCTCTCTTCTTAATCAAACAGAAGATGGGCTATTGATTTATGACTGGCGTGCTCCTATCGCCAGCTTATACTATGATTATCCGCCTGGAGAGGCACAGTATGACACACCTGATGGAATTGTAACGGGAACGCTAGAATTAAAGCGTCAATATATCATTAGAAATGGAACAATCGAGGGATTATTTGATACAGGGGTGACTATTGGTGATGAGCTGTTACAGGAGGTACTTGGCAAACAAGGAACCAATCAGATGAAAACAATCGTCTCCACCATTCAACGAGAACAAAATCGGATTATACGTAATGAAAAAAGCCAACTGCTGATCGTACAGGGAGCAGCTGGTAGCGGAAAAACCTCCGCTGCCTTGCAACGCATTGCTTACTTACTTTATCGATATCGCGATAGACTAAGCGCGGAGCAAATTGTTTTATTTTCACCTAATGCGATGTTTAATAGCTACATCTCTACCGTACTACCAGAGCTTGGCGAAGAAAACATGCAACAAACGACCTTTCAGGATTATCTGAGGAAGCGCCTTGGGAAAACCTTTAAGCTAGAAGACCCTTTCTCCCAATTAGAGTATGTACAGACTGCTTACGATGAGGCAGATTATGAAACAAGATTGGAGGGAATTCGCTACAAGGCTACCTCTGATTTTATGGAACTAATTGAACATTATGTCCACCAGTTGAGTAAGCAAGGACTTATCTTTCGCGACATAACGTTTCAAGGAGATGTGTTATTCTCTCGTGAGCAACTAGCAGATAAATTCTATTCCTTCGATCCTTCCATCTCCATTCCTGTGCGAATCAAACAACTAGCTAGCTGGTTACTTACCCAATTAAAATTGATCGCACGTAAAGAACGAACGAAATCCTGGGTGGAAGATGAACTTGAACTATTAGATAAGGATGACTTTCAACAAGCTTATGAAACATTGCTAAAACAAAATCGACTTAAAGGAAATTCCTTTGACGATCATGAGCAAGAGAAAAAGCTACTAACAAGTATGATTGTAAATAAGCACCTAAAGCCATTGCGAACACGGATCAAAAGGTTGGGGTTTCTTGATTTGTCTACCATCTATCAAACATTATTTACAGCTACTCTGAATACAGAAGGTAGCTCCATCACCCTTCCAAAGCATTGGGACGACATTTGTTCCCTGACGCTAGAAAAGCTTACTTATCGCGATCTCTTTTATGAAGATGCTACCCCTTATCTCTATCTACAAGGATTGATAAAGGGATTTGAGACAAATACACAGGTTTTGCATGTCTTTCTGGATGAGGCACAGGACTATTCGCCCTTTCAGCTTGCCTTTTTAAAAAAAATGTTTCCTTTTAGCAAGATGACCTTGCTTGGAGATTACAATCAAATGATTTTGGCCCATACAAACTCTACTCATGATTGGACGACATTTGCATCCACCTTTGCTCATGAGAAAAGTGAAATCATCCAACTAACTCGTAGCTATCGTTCCACCCGTCCCATAGTTTTGTTTACACGCGAGCTTGTTGAAGGTGGCCTAGACATTATTCCATTCAATCGAGACGGTAGACGTCCTACCTTAACCGTAGTAGGAAGTACTCAGCTTACTTGCTTACTTACAAAACGTCTACAATCGTTACAGCAAACAGGACATCGCACGATTGCTGTCATTTGTAAAACTATGCAAGAAAGCAAGGAAGCATATGAGCTTCTACGAACAGAGCTTCCGATACGTCTTGTCGAGCAAGACACTGCTAGCTTTGATCCAGGTCTACTTGTCGTTCCTGCATCACTTTCCAAAGGCGTAGAGTTTGATGCTGTTATTATTTACAATGCCTCAACGAAACAATACGGAAAAGAAAGCGACAGAAAGCTACTTTATACGGCTTGTACCCGCGCTATGCACGAATTGCACATATACAGCCTGCAAGATATCAGTCCGTTTATTACGGCTGTTTCTCCTGATACGTATGAACTGCACCAGGAGTAG
- a CDS encoding 4Fe-4S dicluster domain-containing protein, translating into MENCIGCRSCLAACTQCGGHDMRNRNYVLETDPFVSRQTIPLMCLHCVNPACARSCPAQAIQIADNGAVLSALVEKCIGCQNCTIACPYGIPKFDEEQNLMYKCDLCYDRSKDGIPPMCASVCPTNTLQWLTDEEVAQKASQVELANGKWTASMLGPLEGETNVKISLPGILQGKQKLF; encoded by the coding sequence ATGGAAAATTGCATCGGGTGTCGTAGTTGTCTAGCCGCCTGTACGCAGTGTGGCGGCCATGACATGCGAAATCGTAATTATGTGCTGGAGACCGACCCGTTTGTTAGCCGACAGACTATTCCACTCATGTGTTTACATTGTGTTAATCCTGCTTGTGCCAGAAGTTGTCCAGCTCAAGCCATACAGATAGCTGATAACGGTGCGGTTTTATCCGCCTTAGTAGAAAAATGCATCGGGTGCCAGAACTGTACGATCGCTTGTCCGTACGGGATACCTAAATTTGACGAGGAACAGAATCTCATGTATAAATGCGATCTTTGTTACGATCGATCCAAGGATGGGATTCCCCCGATGTGTGCTTCTGTTTGTCCTACCAATACATTGCAGTGGTTAACAGATGAAGAGGTAGCCCAGAAAGCTTCTCAAGTAGAACTGGCTAACGGAAAATGGACAGCCAGTATGCTTGGACCATTAGAAGGGGAAACAAACGTCAAGATCAGTCTGCCTGGCATCTTACAAGGAAAACAGAAGCTATTCTAA
- a CDS encoding 2Fe-2S ferredoxin, giving the protein MEKNKKMKVPKQDDNYTHNIHRDNERTLDRRGFMKTMVGAAGVFAVASLPWGTLAARELLGLAPKQEENIVKIADVAQVSIGEAVDFAYPSKHDPALLVRVGENEYRAYQNSCPHLKCPVFWNKEQKELLCPCHHGKFSVMTGDPIAGPPKRALPEIILKIHDGAIYATGVRPYEI; this is encoded by the coding sequence ATGGAAAAGAATAAAAAAATGAAAGTTCCAAAACAGGATGATAACTATACACATAATATCCATCGAGATAATGAACGCACATTGGATAGACGTGGATTTATGAAAACCATGGTGGGGGCTGCAGGAGTATTTGCAGTTGCGTCCTTACCATGGGGAACGCTAGCCGCACGTGAGCTGCTGGGGCTCGCACCTAAACAAGAAGAAAACATTGTCAAGATAGCTGATGTAGCTCAGGTTTCCATCGGAGAAGCAGTGGATTTTGCTTATCCAAGCAAGCATGATCCAGCATTGTTAGTGCGTGTAGGGGAAAACGAGTACCGAGCTTATCAGAATTCTTGTCCACATTTGAAATGTCCAGTGTTTTGGAATAAGGAGCAAAAAGAATTATTATGCCCATGCCATCATGGTAAATTTAGCGTTATGACAGGTGACCCGATCGCAGGTCCACCAAAACGCGCTTTACCGGAAATTATTCTAAAAATTCATGATGGAGCCATTTATGCGACAGGGGTGAGACCTTATGAAATCTAG
- a CDS encoding Crp/Fnr family transcriptional regulator → MHGGLVVGNQGITFIQQVSPDFTQHLKKISIPKKFSAGSVLFMDGDKADHLYLIESGQLKLTKTTTDGKELTLQVFSSGELVGVPGLFEENLTFNTTASMLQPGEINIIPRQALERLLLKNGMFCAEFLRWMGIMNRRIQSKFRDLLLNGKIGALYSTLIRLSNSYGEQHDNGIYITLALTNRDLAQFIGLTRESVNRMLSELKKQDVIEQNAQGNILIKDLSFLKDAICCDDCPNEICQI, encoded by the coding sequence TTGCATGGAGGTCTCGTTGTGGGCAATCAAGGAATTACATTCATTCAGCAAGTCTCCCCCGACTTTACCCAGCACCTAAAAAAGATATCTATTCCCAAAAAATTTTCTGCTGGCTCCGTACTTTTTATGGATGGGGACAAAGCTGATCATTTATACCTGATTGAATCCGGACAATTGAAACTTACCAAGACGACGACGGACGGAAAAGAATTAACCCTGCAAGTTTTTAGTAGTGGAGAGCTCGTTGGTGTCCCCGGATTGTTTGAAGAGAATTTAACCTTCAATACTACCGCCAGTATGTTGCAACCTGGTGAGATCAACATTATCCCTCGTCAAGCATTGGAGCGCCTTCTTTTAAAAAATGGTATGTTCTGTGCTGAATTTTTACGGTGGATGGGTATCATGAATCGCCGGATCCAATCTAAATTCCGTGATTTGTTGTTGAATGGAAAAATTGGAGCGCTCTACTCCACTCTGATTCGATTGAGCAACAGCTACGGAGAACAACACGATAACGGCATTTACATTACGCTTGCTCTCACCAATCGCGATTTAGCACAATTTATTGGGCTAACAAGGGAAAGCGTAAACCGTATGTTGTCTGAGTTGAAAAAACAAGATGTCATCGAGCAGAATGCGCAAGGCAATATTTTAATTAAAGATCTTTCCTTTTTAAAAGATGCCATCTGTTGTGATGATTGTCCCAATGAAATATGTCAGATTTAA
- a CDS encoding nitrite reductase, with the protein MPTDKFLKQIPNKIHPGEKLVDTHCSYCGMQCGMKLRVDTTSNKIIGVEPRYDFPINLGKLCPKGTTAYQQVNHPDRIKRPLIRDDAALKGTPEGFREASWDEALDLIVRKYQELQEKHGKDTLSVYSGVSMTNEKCYLTGKFARIALQTRYIDYNGRFCMSSAAAGLNRSLGIDRGSTIPWTDIHQTDCLFITGSNAAECHPTSMFRIWEVQNRGGYLIVVDPRETPLARRADIHLDIRPGTDLALANGIVHLLIEKGYIDEAFVKNHTNGFEETKEVVKEFTPEYVSEITGCDAEKIIRAAEIYGKAPEAIVLFCRGVEQQSKGTDNVSAYTNMALVTGKIGRPKSGVATLTGQGNGQGGREHGQKADQLPGYRKMDNPEDVKLVAERWGIPVCEMPQKGVSAYEMFQLMLDKTIRSLYLLCSNPAVSAPNQHHVRAALKELDFMVCVDFYLSESAEYADVILPTTTWAEDEGTTTNLEGRVIRHNQAQDWYAESKPDWWIQIEIAKRMGRGEYFSHLQSPRDIFTELTELSRGAIADYSGITYEKIEKNNGVFWPCTSDEDQGEPHLFLDKEFYHPDGKAKICALPYRPPAEEPCKDYPLRLTTGRVVFHYLSGNQTRRIPFLKEMYPDPLLEVHPKTAEVYGIRHGELVLLKTRRGQAKYKVKVIEAIRPDTVFVPYHWGKDESINLLTNPALDPYSRMPEFKACSAEIVKLDKGGQARG; encoded by the coding sequence ATGCCAACGGATAAATTTCTTAAACAGATTCCAAACAAAATCCATCCAGGCGAAAAGCTTGTTGATACGCACTGTAGTTATTGTGGAATGCAATGTGGGATGAAATTACGTGTTGATACAACTTCCAACAAGATTATCGGGGTAGAACCTCGTTATGATTTTCCGATTAATCTCGGCAAACTTTGTCCAAAAGGAACCACCGCCTATCAACAAGTGAATCATCCTGATCGCATTAAACGACCGTTAATTCGAGATGATGCTGCTTTAAAAGGAACACCGGAAGGTTTCCGAGAAGCAAGCTGGGACGAAGCCTTAGACCTCATTGTTCGAAAGTATCAAGAACTGCAAGAAAAGCATGGAAAAGATACCTTGTCTGTTTATTCCGGAGTTTCCATGACCAATGAAAAATGTTACTTAACCGGTAAATTCGCTCGTATTGCTTTGCAAACTCGCTATATTGATTACAATGGTCGCTTTTGCATGTCATCTGCGGCGGCAGGTTTAAACCGTAGCTTAGGAATTGATCGAGGCTCCACTATACCTTGGACAGATATTCATCAGACCGATTGCTTGTTTATTACTGGGTCGAATGCAGCAGAGTGTCATCCGACTAGCATGTTTCGTATCTGGGAAGTGCAGAATCGTGGCGGATATCTAATTGTGGTTGATCCACGTGAAACACCTTTGGCCCGTCGAGCGGACATTCATTTAGATATTCGTCCGGGTACGGATTTGGCATTAGCGAACGGAATAGTACATCTCTTGATTGAAAAAGGTTATATCGACGAAGCATTCGTGAAAAACCACACAAATGGTTTTGAAGAAACAAAGGAAGTAGTGAAAGAGTTCACACCAGAGTATGTGAGCGAAATCACAGGTTGCGATGCAGAGAAAATAATTCGTGCAGCTGAGATTTATGGAAAAGCACCAGAAGCAATTGTCCTGTTCTGCCGTGGTGTGGAACAGCAATCAAAAGGAACAGATAACGTATCGGCGTACACGAATATGGCCTTAGTAACAGGTAAAATTGGACGTCCAAAATCAGGGGTAGCTACATTGACCGGACAAGGTAACGGACAAGGTGGACGCGAGCATGGACAGAAGGCGGATCAGTTGCCAGGCTATCGTAAAATGGACAATCCTGAAGATGTGAAATTGGTAGCAGAGCGTTGGGGAATACCAGTCTGTGAGATGCCGCAAAAAGGGGTCTCTGCCTACGAAATGTTCCAACTGATGCTGGATAAAACCATCCGTTCGCTTTACTTGTTATGTTCCAATCCAGCGGTTAGTGCACCAAACCAGCATCACGTACGGGCAGCGCTCAAGGAACTTGATTTTATGGTTTGCGTCGATTTTTATTTATCGGAATCAGCCGAATATGCAGATGTGATCTTACCAACTACAACCTGGGCAGAAGATGAAGGAACAACCACTAATCTTGAAGGACGCGTCATTCGCCATAATCAAGCGCAGGATTGGTATGCAGAATCTAAGCCTGACTGGTGGATTCAAATTGAAATAGCTAAGCGTATGGGACGGGGAGAATACTTTAGCCATTTACAATCTCCACGCGATATATTTACCGAGTTAACAGAACTGTCACGTGGCGCTATTGCAGATTACTCGGGGATTACGTACGAAAAAATTGAAAAAAACAATGGCGTTTTCTGGCCTTGTACTTCAGATGAAGATCAAGGGGAGCCTCATTTGTTCTTAGATAAAGAATTTTATCATCCAGATGGAAAGGCAAAGATTTGTGCCTTACCTTATCGTCCGCCGGCAGAAGAGCCTTGCAAGGACTATCCCTTGCGTTTAACAACAGGTCGTGTTGTTTTTCACTATTTATCTGGTAACCAGACACGCCGGATTCCGTTTTTGAAAGAAATGTATCCCGACCCATTGTTAGAGGTTCATCCCAAAACGGCAGAGGTATATGGTATCAGGCATGGTGAATTGGTTTTATTAAAAACGCGTCGTGGACAAGCAAAATATAAGGTCAAAGTAATTGAAGCGATTCGACCTGATACTGTTTTCGTACCTTACCATTGGGGGAAAGACGAATCCATTAACCTACTGACGAATCCAGCGCTTGATCCGTACAGTCGTATGCCAGAATTCAAGGCATGTTCAGCGGAAATCGTCAAACTAGACAAGGGAGGACAAGCCCGTGGCTAA
- a CDS encoding TIGR04053 family radical SAM/SPASM domain-containing protein yields MNYDQNPFIVIWEVTRACALRCLHCRAIAQPNRHPDELSTEEGKEVLNQIKAMGNPLLVFTGGDPLMREDLYELIDYAVKIGLRVSMSPSATPRVTEKAIVKAKKAGLSRWAFSLDGPTADVHDYFRGTPGSYDITVKSLATLRKHGLPVQLNTTISVYNAHLLEEMSQMVEEWDAVLWSVFFLIPTGRGQASDAVSPMEQERIYRWLIEKSQIASYSIKTTAAPAYRRALYFATQKSMQTQPVQVTRMDNLGRSAGGVTDGKGFVFISHVGDVHPSGFLPIDCGNVRDTPLADIYRNHTVFQALRNPDGYSGKCGVCNFNQVCGGSRARAYAMTQDYLASDPSCMYIPPKWVEGYEQNQTGYFQ; encoded by the coding sequence ATGAATTACGACCAGAATCCTTTTATCGTGATTTGGGAAGTGACGCGTGCATGTGCTTTGCGTTGTTTGCACTGTCGCGCGATTGCACAGCCCAATCGTCATCCAGATGAACTGAGTACAGAAGAAGGTAAGGAAGTTTTGAATCAAATCAAAGCAATGGGCAATCCGCTTTTGGTTTTTACCGGCGGAGATCCATTAATGCGTGAAGATTTGTATGAATTAATCGACTATGCGGTGAAAATTGGATTGCGAGTCTCCATGTCTCCAAGCGCGACGCCACGTGTCACAGAAAAAGCAATCGTCAAAGCAAAGAAGGCTGGACTATCACGTTGGGCTTTTAGTTTAGATGGACCCACAGCAGATGTACACGATTACTTCCGTGGAACACCTGGTTCGTATGATATCACAGTAAAATCACTGGCGACTCTAAGAAAGCATGGCTTGCCGGTTCAGTTAAACACGACTATCTCTGTCTACAATGCCCATCTACTAGAAGAAATGTCCCAGATGGTGGAAGAGTGGGACGCAGTGCTGTGGAGTGTATTCTTCTTAATTCCGACGGGAAGAGGGCAAGCGAGTGATGCGGTATCGCCAATGGAGCAGGAGCGCATCTATCGTTGGTTGATTGAGAAGAGTCAAATAGCTAGCTATAGCATCAAAACTACAGCAGCACCCGCTTATCGTCGAGCGCTTTATTTTGCAACTCAAAAAAGCATGCAGACACAGCCAGTCCAGGTAACACGGATGGACAATTTAGGACGTTCAGCTGGGGGAGTTACGGACGGTAAAGGATTTGTGTTCATTTCTCATGTGGGTGATGTTCACCCGAGCGGTTTCTTACCGATTGATTGTGGAAATGTGCGCGATACTCCGTTGGCAGATATATACCGTAACCATACAGTGTTCCAAGCATTGCGCAATCCTGACGGTTACTCAGGCAAATGTGGCGTCTGCAACTTCAATCAAGTATGCGGAGGATCACGCGCCCGTGCTTATGCCATGACGCAAGATTATTTGGCGAGCGACCCGTCTTGTATGTATATACCTCCAAAATGGGTAGAGGGTTATGAACAGAATCAAACGGGGTATTTTCAATAG
- a CDS encoding cation-binding protein, whose product MLEHESDFTMKKKQEHILLSYLYDDHNELDGRLKHILSLIRYGTKWNEELHEDLHRFLQFLQTDFRRHIMVEDDILFFTLTNRLATLEEPLLLIKSEHHRLLEISDLLGVEFNQCVLQEQKTSTMVCLLKQFDELFEEHTIKENRVLYPMANKLLTLAEKDSLYQTISKHYK is encoded by the coding sequence ATGCTGGAACACGAGAGCGATTTCACTATGAAAAAGAAACAAGAACACATTTTGCTTTCCTATTTGTATGATGACCATAACGAGCTAGATGGAAGACTAAAGCATATTCTGTCACTCATTCGTTATGGTACAAAATGGAATGAAGAATTACATGAGGATTTGCATCGTTTCCTTCAATTCCTTCAAACAGATTTCCGTCGGCACATCATGGTGGAGGATGATATTTTATTTTTTACATTAACGAATCGACTAGCAACATTGGAGGAGCCATTACTGCTCATTAAATCGGAACATCACCGTTTGTTAGAGATTTCAGATCTACTTGGGGTAGAATTTAATCAGTGTGTGTTACAAGAACAAAAAACATCTACTATGGTTTGTTTACTCAAGCAATTTGATGAGCTATTTGAAGAGCATACGATTAAGGAGAATAGAGTGTTGTACCCGATGGCCAATAAGCTTCTGACGTTAGCTGAAAAAGATAGCTTGTATCAGACAATCTCCAAACACTATAAATAG
- a CDS encoding NarK family nitrate/nitrite MFS transporter, with the protein MSTKGLMKWEPENPEFWESTGKKIASRNLWISIPALLLAFSIWSIWSVVAVNLNKVGFQYTPDELFSLAALPGLSGATLRILYAFVVPIFGGRNWTVFSTASLLIPAVWIGFAVQDPNTSYETMALLAILCGFGGGNFASSMANISFFFPQVRKGSALGLNAGLGNLGVSVAQFLVPIVIGMSVFGAIGGGPQSNGTTQLWLQNAGFIWVIPILLTTIAAMFGMSNLPMTQSIKDQLVIFKRKHMWICSFLYTMSFGSFIGFATAFPLLTQHQFPEVNPLQYAFIGPLLGALVRPVGGMLADKLGGAKVTLYNVILLIAATAGVIYFMNMKSFWAFFACFIVIFFTTGICNGSVTRMMPTIFPPKEAAPVIGFTSAIAAYGQFFIPKSFSMSIKSTGAPDAALYGFLVFYAVALALLWYFYARKNAEVKC; encoded by the coding sequence ATGTCTACAAAAGGTTTGATGAAATGGGAACCAGAGAATCCTGAATTTTGGGAATCTACAGGTAAAAAAATTGCGAGCCGAAATCTTTGGATATCTATTCCAGCCCTATTACTTGCTTTTAGTATTTGGTCTATTTGGTCAGTTGTTGCGGTTAATCTTAATAAAGTTGGTTTTCAATATACACCAGATGAGTTATTTAGCTTAGCAGCTCTTCCAGGTCTTTCAGGAGCTACATTGCGCATTTTGTATGCATTCGTTGTTCCAATCTTCGGTGGACGCAATTGGACCGTATTTAGTACGGCTTCTCTATTAATTCCAGCAGTTTGGATTGGATTTGCTGTACAAGATCCTAATACATCTTATGAAACGATGGCGTTACTCGCGATTTTGTGTGGTTTCGGTGGTGGTAATTTTGCTTCTTCCATGGCAAATATCAGTTTCTTTTTTCCACAAGTGAGAAAAGGCTCTGCCTTGGGCTTAAATGCTGGTCTTGGAAACCTTGGTGTAAGTGTAGCGCAATTTTTAGTGCCAATAGTGATTGGTATGAGCGTATTTGGAGCTATTGGTGGTGGCCCACAATCGAATGGGACAACGCAATTATGGCTACAAAACGCTGGGTTCATCTGGGTAATTCCTATCTTGCTGACTACCATTGCAGCTATGTTTGGTATGAGCAACCTTCCCATGACCCAATCTATTAAAGATCAATTGGTTATTTTTAAACGTAAGCATATGTGGATTTGTTCATTCCTATATACGATGAGCTTTGGGTCTTTCATTGGTTTTGCAACAGCATTTCCCTTGTTAACACAGCATCAATTTCCTGAAGTAAATCCATTACAATATGCTTTTATTGGACCTTTATTAGGTGCGTTAGTTCGTCCAGTGGGTGGTATGCTGGCAGATAAGCTAGGTGGGGCAAAGGTAACCTTATACAATGTTATTCTGTTGATTGCTGCTACGGCTGGTGTTATTTACTTCATGAATATGAAAAGTTTCTGGGCATTCTTCGCCTGTTTCATCGTGATTTTCTTTACGACGGGGATTTGTAATGGTTCAGTTACACGTATGATGCCCACGATTTTCCCGCCAAAGGAAGCGGCGCCAGTCATCGGTTTTACATCAGCGATTGCGGCTTATGGGCAATTCTTTATTCCAAAATCATTTAGTATGTCGATTAAGTCAACAGGTGCTCCAGACGCTGCTTTATATGGTTTCTTGGTGTTCTATGCTGTAGCCCTGGCTTTGCTGTGGTACTTCTACGCACGTAAAAATGCAGAGGTGAAATGCTAG